One window from the genome of Micromonospora aurantiaca ATCC 27029 encodes:
- a CDS encoding inorganic diphosphatase — MDFDVTVEIPKGHRNKYEVDHATGRIRLDRTLFTSTQYPADYGFIEGTLGEDGDPLDALVLVPEPTFPGCLIRCRTIGMFRMTDEKGGDDKVLCVPYEDPRQEHLRDIHHLGEFDRLEIQHFFEVYKDLEPGKSVEGATWVGRVEAEAEIAASYRRAKEAEERGETLH; from the coding sequence ATGGATTTCGACGTCACGGTTGAGATCCCCAAGGGTCACCGGAACAAGTACGAGGTAGACCACGCGACCGGCCGCATCCGGCTGGACCGCACCCTCTTCACCTCCACGCAGTACCCGGCCGACTACGGGTTCATCGAGGGCACCCTGGGCGAGGACGGCGACCCGCTGGACGCGCTGGTGCTGGTGCCGGAGCCGACGTTCCCGGGCTGCCTGATCCGCTGCCGCACCATCGGCATGTTCCGGATGACGGACGAGAAGGGCGGCGACGACAAGGTCCTCTGCGTGCCCTACGAGGACCCGCGTCAGGAGCACCTGCGCGACATCCACCACCTGGGCGAGTTCGACCGGCTGGAGATCCAGCACTTCTTCGAGGTCTACAAGGACCTGGAGCCGGGCAAGTCGGTCGAGGGCGCGACCTGGGTGGGCCGGGTCGAGGCCGAGGCGGAGATCGCCGCGTCGTACCGGCGCGCCAAGGAGGCCGAGGAGCGCGGCGAGACGCTGCACTGA
- the eccD gene encoding type VII secretion integral membrane protein EccD — MTSGLARVTISAPRRRVDVALPEQVPLAELLPEVLRHAGEGLADDGERHGGWVLRRTDGAVLATAQALLPQGVRDGEVLHLVPARAQWPELEYDDVVEAIVDGARRRGAAWSGRATRAAALAGAAVPLAVGLVAVVAAGPGARGWPVAAAVALILVLTATAASRAYGDGPVGATLGGYALPWAAAAGALAVTSGDPVGPIPGLRWVGAPELLVGSVALLLVAVLGLLGVASRSRVSVAGVTVGVAGVAAALGGLLLDPDGTAAVLLAVLVFALGGLPLLAIRVGKLPLPPLTLPSPAGTRDLPDRGRVHAAVARAEEVLTGMLLGHAVLAVGAVAVLVSVGRTAGLLLAAVACGVLLLRSRLFVAVRHRVPAVVAGLAGFALLGVVLAERAGPGGRLALTVGGLALALTAVTAGATYARRPVSPYLGRLADLTDTALVVAVVPVACAVLDLYDRARDLLA; from the coding sequence ATGACAAGCGGGCTCGCCCGGGTCACGATCAGCGCGCCCAGGCGGCGGGTCGACGTGGCCCTCCCGGAGCAGGTGCCCCTGGCCGAGCTGTTGCCCGAGGTGCTCCGGCACGCCGGTGAGGGGCTGGCCGACGACGGGGAACGGCACGGCGGGTGGGTGCTGCGCCGGACCGACGGGGCGGTGCTCGCCACCGCCCAGGCGCTGCTGCCGCAAGGAGTGCGCGACGGCGAGGTGCTGCACCTGGTGCCGGCCCGCGCGCAGTGGCCCGAACTGGAGTACGACGACGTGGTCGAGGCGATCGTGGACGGCGCCCGGCGCCGGGGTGCCGCCTGGTCGGGCCGGGCCACCCGGGCCGCGGCGCTCGCCGGTGCCGCCGTACCCCTGGCCGTCGGCCTGGTCGCCGTGGTCGCGGCCGGGCCGGGCGCGCGCGGCTGGCCGGTCGCCGCGGCGGTCGCCCTGATCCTGGTGCTCACCGCCACCGCGGCGTCCCGGGCGTACGGGGACGGCCCGGTCGGCGCCACGCTCGGCGGGTACGCGCTGCCCTGGGCCGCGGCGGCCGGTGCGCTGGCGGTCACCTCCGGCGACCCGGTCGGCCCGATCCCCGGCCTGCGCTGGGTCGGCGCCCCCGAACTGCTGGTCGGCTCGGTGGCGCTGCTGCTGGTGGCGGTGCTCGGCCTGCTCGGCGTGGCCAGCCGGTCCCGCGTCTCCGTGGCCGGGGTGACTGTCGGCGTGGCAGGCGTGGCGGCCGCGCTCGGCGGGCTGCTGCTCGACCCGGACGGCACCGCCGCGGTCCTGCTCGCCGTGCTGGTGTTCGCGCTCGGCGGGCTGCCGTTGCTGGCCATCCGGGTTGGCAAGCTGCCGCTGCCGCCGCTCACCCTGCCCAGCCCGGCCGGCACCCGGGACCTGCCGGACCGGGGCCGGGTGCACGCGGCGGTGGCCCGCGCCGAGGAGGTGCTCACCGGGATGCTGCTCGGCCACGCGGTGCTCGCGGTCGGCGCGGTCGCGGTGCTCGTCTCCGTCGGGCGTACCGCCGGGCTGCTGCTCGCCGCGGTCGCCTGCGGGGTGCTGCTGCTGCGCTCCCGCCTGTTCGTGGCGGTACGGCACCGGGTGCCCGCTGTCGTCGCCGGGCTGGCCGGGTTCGCCCTGCTCGGCGTGGTGCTGGCCGAGCGGGCCGGTCCCGGTGGCCGCCTGGCGCTGACAGTGGGCGGGCTGGCCCTGGCACTCACGGCGGTCACCGCCGGCGCCACGTACGCCCGGCGCCCGGTCTCCCCGTACCTCGGCCGGCTGGCCGACCTGACCGACACCGCGCTCGTGGTCGCGGTCGTGCCGGTGGCCTGCGCGGTGCTCGACCTCTACGACCGGGCCCGCGACCTGCTCGCCTGA
- a CDS encoding type VII secretion protein EccC: protein MSTVVIKRPPRRPAPEIPVGELPVEAPPEIPAAAGGRWQQALMVLPMLGGTVAMAMMFGRGGGAYSYVVGGMFGLSSLAMLVTTWGSAGPKKSELMAARREYLRHLATLRRRVRETAGAQRAGLSYRHPEPGRLWSTVDSHRVWERRPGDPDFAVVRVGVGPQTLATPLVPPVTRPLEELEPMTAGALRRFLDAYSVVPDLPVALSLRSFARVFVRGPAGPVRGAGSPAAQALARAVLTQLAVFHAPDELLIAVCAGPERRTAWEWVKWLPHAHHPARTDALGPVRLVTSSAADLERLLDDVLGARSRFSPHGTATDGPHVVVVLDGGDLTGATDLAGDGGIDAVTVLDLDTPPPRLLDRYALLLDLVDGRLHSHSAEGHAEVGAADALAPADAEAVARRLAPLRLAGTVRGPDAPPGAELGLPELLGLGDPESFTAEQGWAPRAARDRLRVPIGVGADGGAIDLDLKESAQDGMGPHGLLIGATGSGKSELLRTLVLGLAATHSSEQLNFVLVDFKGGATFAPFGRLPHTAAVITNLADALPLVDRMVDAINGELMRRQELLRRAGNFASVRDYERARAAGSPLAPLPSLLLICDEFSELLSAKPDFIDLFVQIGRLGRSLGVHLLLASQRLEEGRLRGLDTHLSYRIGLRTFSALESRTVLGVPDAHELPRSPGHGYLRSGTDPLVRFKAAYVSGAVRRRGGGAGASGAGEARVLAFSTHLVPVPEPPAPVAPPAEDDSGETLLDLLVDRLTGQGPPAHQVWLPPLDASPALDELLGPVGTDPVRGLTVANPELHGALQVPVAVVDKPFEQRRDLLWLALDGAAGHVAVVGTTRSGRSSLLRTLVCALALTHTPAEVQVYCLDFGSGTLGTLRDLPHVGGVSGRTDGTAVRRTVGEVAGLLAERERRFAEAGVESMAAWRRRRAAGAPDPFGDVFLVVDGWNTLRGEYEDLEPLVTELATRGLAYGVHVVASALRWSDFRPAIRDLFGSRLELRLGDPADSVVVKRALAATVPEERPGRGITAGGLHFLTAEPRVEALGAETADMVKAVAGAWTGPPAPRVRLLPPVLPYAELDQSATSGLAFPIGVAEADLSQVVLDFATEPNFLVFGDAECGKSSFLRALATSIVNRFTPEQARVMLVDYRRSLMGVIETPHLIGYGTAAPHTAELIESAAGYLQGRQPGPEVTPAQLRSRSWWQGPELFVLVDDYDLVAGGPTNPLRALEEHLPHARDVGLHLVLARRTGGAGRTAYEPIVQRLRELSTAGLVMSGGPEEGALVGQVKAGPLPPGRARLVTRREGVRLVQLAHLPPG from the coding sequence GTGTCCACTGTCGTCATCAAGCGGCCGCCACGCCGCCCGGCACCGGAGATCCCGGTCGGTGAGCTGCCCGTCGAGGCGCCGCCGGAGATCCCCGCCGCCGCCGGTGGGCGCTGGCAGCAGGCGCTGATGGTGCTGCCGATGCTCGGCGGGACGGTGGCCATGGCGATGATGTTCGGCCGCGGCGGCGGGGCCTACTCGTACGTGGTGGGCGGCATGTTCGGCCTCTCCTCGCTGGCGATGCTGGTCACCACCTGGGGCAGCGCCGGGCCGAAGAAGTCCGAGCTGATGGCCGCCCGCCGGGAGTACCTGCGCCACCTCGCCACGCTCCGGCGCCGGGTGCGGGAGACCGCCGGCGCCCAGCGGGCCGGGCTGTCCTACCGCCATCCCGAGCCGGGGCGGCTCTGGTCGACAGTCGACAGTCACCGGGTCTGGGAGCGCCGGCCGGGCGACCCGGACTTCGCCGTGGTCCGGGTCGGTGTGGGCCCGCAGACGCTCGCCACCCCGCTGGTCCCGCCGGTCACCCGCCCGCTGGAGGAGCTGGAGCCGATGACGGCCGGGGCGCTGCGGCGCTTCCTGGACGCGTACTCGGTGGTGCCGGACCTGCCGGTGGCGCTGTCGCTGCGCAGTTTCGCCCGGGTCTTCGTGCGCGGCCCGGCCGGCCCGGTACGCGGCGCCGGCTCGCCCGCCGCGCAGGCGCTGGCCCGGGCGGTGCTCACCCAGCTCGCCGTCTTCCACGCGCCGGACGAGCTGCTGATCGCGGTGTGCGCCGGGCCGGAACGCCGGACCGCCTGGGAGTGGGTGAAGTGGCTGCCGCACGCCCACCATCCGGCGCGCACCGACGCGCTGGGCCCGGTGCGGCTGGTCACCAGCTCCGCCGCCGACCTGGAACGGCTGCTCGACGACGTGCTCGGCGCCCGGTCCCGGTTCAGCCCGCACGGCACCGCCACCGACGGGCCGCACGTCGTGGTGGTGCTCGACGGCGGTGACCTGACCGGCGCGACCGACCTGGCCGGTGACGGCGGCATCGACGCGGTCACAGTGCTCGACCTGGACACTCCGCCGCCCCGGCTGCTCGACCGGTACGCGCTCCTGCTCGACCTGGTCGACGGCCGGCTGCACTCGCACTCCGCGGAGGGGCACGCCGAGGTGGGCGCCGCCGACGCGCTGGCGCCCGCCGACGCGGAGGCGGTGGCCCGGCGGCTCGCGCCGCTGCGGCTGGCCGGCACGGTACGCGGACCGGACGCGCCGCCCGGCGCCGAGCTGGGTCTGCCCGAGCTGCTGGGTCTCGGCGACCCGGAGAGCTTCACCGCCGAGCAGGGCTGGGCGCCCCGGGCCGCGCGGGACCGGCTGCGGGTGCCGATCGGCGTGGGCGCCGACGGCGGGGCGATCGACCTCGACCTGAAGGAGTCGGCGCAGGACGGCATGGGCCCGCACGGCCTGCTGATCGGCGCGACCGGCTCGGGCAAGTCGGAGCTGCTGCGCACGCTCGTGCTCGGGCTGGCCGCCACGCACAGCTCGGAACAGCTCAACTTCGTCCTCGTCGACTTCAAGGGCGGCGCCACGTTCGCGCCGTTCGGGCGGCTGCCGCACACCGCCGCCGTGATCACCAACCTGGCCGACGCGCTGCCGCTGGTGGACCGGATGGTGGACGCGATCAACGGGGAGCTGATGCGCCGGCAGGAGCTGCTGCGCCGGGCCGGCAACTTCGCGAGCGTGCGCGACTACGAGCGGGCCCGGGCGGCCGGTTCGCCGCTGGCCCCGCTGCCGTCGCTGCTGCTGATCTGCGACGAGTTCTCCGAGCTGCTGTCCGCCAAGCCCGACTTCATCGACCTGTTCGTGCAGATCGGCCGGCTGGGCCGGTCGCTCGGGGTGCACCTGCTGCTTGCCAGCCAGCGGCTGGAGGAGGGGCGGCTGCGCGGGCTGGACACGCACCTGTCGTACCGGATCGGTTTGCGGACGTTCTCGGCGCTGGAGTCCCGGACGGTGCTGGGCGTGCCGGACGCGCACGAGCTGCCGCGCAGCCCGGGGCACGGTTACCTGCGCTCGGGCACCGATCCGCTGGTCCGGTTCAAGGCCGCGTACGTCTCCGGCGCGGTCCGCCGCCGCGGCGGCGGGGCGGGCGCGTCCGGCGCCGGTGAGGCGCGTGTGCTCGCGTTCTCCACCCACCTGGTCCCGGTGCCCGAGCCGCCCGCGCCCGTCGCCCCGCCCGCCGAGGACGACAGCGGCGAGACGCTGCTGGACCTGCTCGTGGACCGGCTGACCGGGCAGGGCCCACCGGCGCATCAGGTGTGGCTGCCACCGCTGGACGCCTCGCCCGCCCTGGACGAGCTGCTCGGCCCGGTCGGCACCGACCCGGTACGCGGGCTCACGGTGGCGAATCCGGAGCTGCACGGGGCGCTCCAGGTGCCGGTGGCGGTGGTGGACAAGCCGTTCGAGCAGCGGCGTGACCTGCTCTGGCTGGCGCTGGACGGCGCGGCCGGGCACGTCGCTGTGGTCGGCACCACCCGCAGCGGCCGGTCCAGCCTGCTGCGCACCCTGGTCTGCGCGCTCGCGCTCACCCACACCCCGGCCGAGGTGCAGGTCTACTGCCTCGACTTCGGCAGCGGGACGCTGGGCACGCTGCGCGACCTGCCGCACGTGGGCGGTGTCAGCGGGCGGACCGACGGCACCGCGGTGCGCCGTACCGTCGGCGAGGTCGCCGGCCTGCTGGCCGAGCGGGAGCGGCGTTTCGCCGAGGCCGGTGTGGAGTCGATGGCCGCATGGCGACGGCGGCGGGCGGCGGGCGCGCCGGACCCGTTCGGGGACGTGTTCCTTGTGGTGGACGGCTGGAACACGCTGCGCGGCGAGTACGAGGATCTGGAACCGCTGGTCACCGAACTCGCCACCCGGGGCCTGGCGTACGGGGTGCACGTGGTGGCGAGCGCGCTGCGCTGGTCGGACTTCCGCCCAGCGATCCGTGACCTGTTCGGCTCCCGGCTGGAGTTGCGTCTCGGCGACCCGGCCGACTCGGTGGTGGTCAAGCGCGCGCTGGCGGCAACCGTGCCGGAGGAGCGTCCGGGACGCGGCATCACGGCGGGAGGACTGCACTTCCTCACCGCCGAACCCCGCGTCGAGGCACTGGGCGCGGAGACCGCCGACATGGTCAAGGCGGTCGCCGGCGCGTGGACCGGTCCGCCGGCGCCCCGGGTGCGGCTGCTTCCGCCGGTGCTGCCGTACGCCGAGCTGGACCAGAGCGCGACGAGCGGGCTGGCGTTCCCGATCGGCGTGGCCGAGGCGGACCTGTCCCAGGTGGTGCTGGACTTCGCCACCGAGCCGAACTTCCTGGTCTTCGGCGACGCCGAGTGCGGCAAGTCGTCGTTCCTGCGGGCGCTCGCCACCTCGATCGTCAACCGGTTCACCCCGGAGCAGGCCCGGGTGATGCTCGTGGACTACCGGCGCAGCCTGATGGGCGTGATCGAGACGCCGCACCTGATCGGGTACGGGACCGCGGCGCCGCACACCGCCGAGCTGATCGAGTCGGCCGCCGGCTATCTCCAGGGGCGGCAGCCGGGGCCGGAGGTGACCCCGGCGCAGCTGCGCAGCCGGTCGTGGTGGCAGGGACCGGAACTGTTCGTGCTCGTCGACGACTACGACCTGGTGGCAGGCGGGCCGACGAACCCGTTGCGGGCGTTGGAGGAGCATCTGCCACACGCCCGGGACGTCGGGCTGCACCTGGTGCTGGCGCGGCGTACCGGCGGTGCCGGGCGGACCGCGTACGAGCCGATCGTGCAGCGGCTGCGCGAGCTGTCCACGGCCGGGCTGGTGATGTCGGGTGGCCCGGAGGAGGGCGCGCTCGTCGGTCAGGTCAAGGCCGGGCCGCTGCCCCCGGGGCGGGCGCGCCTGGTCACGCGCCGGGAGGGGGTGCGCCTGGTGCAGTTGGCGCATCTC